A genome region from Tolypothrix sp. PCC 7712 includes the following:
- a CDS encoding patatin-like phospholipase family protein, whose protein sequence is MSFKILSMDGGGMRGVITARILQEVEQQIKKQKGQSLNEYFDLIAGTSTGSILAAGIALGKTSAELINLYVNKGKYIFPLKIKNRYKRFPSFIQPILEALSPGKYSHEGLIKVLIDELGYRRIQDIDSPIILILAYDTLYRNTTFFTNCHPDLGYRWYDECYLWQLCVASAAAPSFFPPYNLEPVNKEKFGNWVFPHIDGGVSANNPALAALSLIMRISQCADRVVSQETKCKYKLDNLQMKDISILSIGTGQTGEPYQFEQINKWKPLDWAQHIPDIFMEPTSEVNSTICRQIMGGYESQRYLRLQFDLNERFQAKPGETYKDSRVLLRPEDRKNKYTNIKVSEDIDNAHRDIIAQWIDTTSAYIDEGHTYYTRDDVGPRVKDAIASFIAIN, encoded by the coding sequence ATGTCCTTCAAAATCCTCAGTATGGATGGTGGCGGGATGCGTGGAGTGATTACTGCACGTATACTCCAAGAAGTCGAACAACAGATTAAAAAACAGAAAGGTCAGTCTTTAAATGAATACTTTGACCTGATTGCTGGTACTTCTACTGGATCAATTTTAGCAGCGGGAATTGCTTTAGGTAAAACTAGTGCAGAACTAATCAATCTATATGTGAATAAGGGTAAATACATCTTCCCCCTGAAAATTAAAAACCGCTATAAAAGGTTTCCATCTTTCATACAACCCATTTTGGAGGCATTGTCACCTGGAAAATATTCTCACGAAGGGCTGATTAAAGTTCTGATAGATGAGTTGGGATACCGCAGAATCCAAGATATAGATAGTCCGATTATTTTGATTTTGGCTTACGATACCCTTTATCGCAACACCACATTTTTTACGAATTGTCATCCCGATTTAGGCTACCGTTGGTACGATGAATGTTATTTATGGCAGTTATGTGTCGCTTCGGCAGCGGCTCCTTCGTTTTTTCCACCTTATAACTTAGAGCCTGTTAATAAAGAGAAATTTGGCAATTGGGTATTTCCACATATTGATGGAGGCGTATCAGCTAATAATCCGGCTTTGGCGGCACTGAGTTTAATTATGCGGATCAGTCAATGTGCGGATCGGGTTGTTTCCCAAGAAACAAAATGTAAATATAAGCTAGATAACCTCCAAATGAAAGACATATCTATCCTTTCGATTGGAACTGGTCAAACTGGCGAACCTTATCAATTTGAGCAAATCAATAAGTGGAAGCCGTTAGATTGGGCACAACACATTCCTGATATTTTTATGGAGCCTACGTCTGAGGTTAATAGCACCATTTGTCGGCAAATTATGGGTGGATATGAATCTCAACGGTACTTACGCCTGCAATTTGATTTAAATGAGAGATTTCAGGCGAAGCCAGGAGAGACATATAAAGACAGTAGAGTTTTATTGCGGCCAGAAGACCGGAAAAATAAATATACAAATATAAAAGTGAGCGAAGACATAGATAATGCTCACAGAGATATTATTGCACAATGGATAGATACTACATCTGCATACATAGATGAAGGCCATACATATTATACGAGAGACGATGTTGGGCCTAGAGTAAAAGACGCGATCGCATCTTTTATTGCTATTAACTAG
- a CDS encoding methyltransferase: MKDIFFCPEESNFYSNCLETLVLRHCQDPESIVEFGSGDGSPVINSLLRNKFAGVIHGFELNTSAWKAANLTIDEYHLTNKYIINNSCLFQSKKPEGKYLVANPPYLPAPDQDIYMPLLFGGIDGATITNNLLALGYENVLVLVSSFSNPTSTISQAQEHGYVVNNFVVLPLKFGYYSSEPKVKNHIEELRKHKMAFYSGDYYFLAGVLFSKCQQDTPDLSKELAQVMTSL; this comes from the coding sequence ATGAAAGATATATTTTTCTGCCCAGAAGAATCTAATTTTTACTCAAATTGTTTAGAAACCTTAGTTCTCCGGCATTGCCAAGATCCTGAAAGTATTGTTGAGTTTGGTTCGGGCGATGGTAGTCCTGTAATCAACTCACTATTAAGGAACAAATTTGCAGGTGTGATTCACGGATTTGAATTAAATACTTCTGCCTGGAAAGCTGCTAATTTAACAATTGATGAATATCATCTTACCAATAAATATATTATCAACAATTCTTGTTTATTTCAATCGAAAAAACCAGAAGGTAAATATCTTGTAGCCAATCCGCCCTATCTTCCCGCGCCCGATCAAGATATCTATATGCCCCTATTATTTGGGGGTATAGATGGAGCTACAATTACTAATAATCTTTTAGCTTTAGGCTATGAAAATGTGCTAGTCTTGGTCTCTAGTTTTTCTAATCCAACAAGTACAATTTCTCAAGCACAAGAACACGGATATGTTGTCAATAATTTTGTGGTCTTACCTTTAAAGTTTGGCTACTATAGCTCAGAACCAAAAGTGAAAAATCACATTGAAGAGTTGCGTAAACATAAGATGGCATTTTATTCTGGTGATTATTACTTCTTGGCTGGGGTTTTATTTAGCAAATGCCAACAAGATACACCAGATTTATCTAAAGAATTAGCTCAGGTAATGACGAGTTTATAA
- a CDS encoding potassium channel family protein: protein MHTSSATHQEQKPDLFLVCGLKSLGQHCVAVLKEYNVKVSAIDDVKPEHWEIPELPSLLDKLIIGDCRQASVLEQAGIRHCRSILLVTRDERINIEAAFAARRLNPQVRLIVRSAKQNFNELLYQNLGNFVAFEPTHLCAHAFALTALGSEAIGYFALEGQLLRVIEHEVKPQDSWCIGKPLYRLNLTTRCILSHIPVLSTAPKEFYDWNPEAPVQVGDTIVYIEVAHELALAEELPRIYYKQRWQWQQFWQGLKVKRLWQNIVQFWQSYYQSQNQIRRIATIYAITVFTLLILGTIIYSIYYPHINLQEAFYATAVLLLGGYGDLFGGVRFASQLESAEYLPWWLRLFSLGLTLTGQAFVGVLYALLTDALVTSRFQFFHSEPPIPECNHVVIVGLNRLGQRVAGLLQELNQPLVGINQTTIEGNTLSNMPLIVGNASEALTKVNLEGAKSIVLVEEDNMENLEIALMAHAINPVSRLIIRTRDHLFSDNIAPLFPYAQVLCGSALSAEVFACAAFGENVLSFFHLSAQIVMVTEYTIEQGDTLNGLLLSEIAHGYGVVPIFYQKSRQHKYSLMPWDDVRLDIGDRLIVLATSNSLQRIEWGEMLPRLWQVQIEQAVTNNAITHAVEKITLITGCTAADARQWMNNLPTVLPTLLYKYQAQHLVRELRKSQIIASVITKV, encoded by the coding sequence ATGCATACTTCTAGCGCCACTCATCAAGAACAAAAGCCAGACCTTTTCTTAGTATGCGGACTCAAAAGCTTAGGTCAACATTGTGTTGCAGTTCTTAAAGAATATAATGTCAAAGTTAGCGCTATTGATGATGTCAAGCCTGAACATTGGGAAATTCCAGAATTACCTAGCTTACTAGATAAGCTAATCATTGGAGATTGCCGTCAAGCAAGTGTTTTAGAGCAAGCAGGGATTCGCCATTGTCGCTCAATACTTTTAGTTACCAGAGACGAGCGCATCAATATAGAAGCGGCTTTTGCTGCACGGCGGCTCAATCCTCAGGTGCGGCTAATTGTACGTTCTGCTAAACAAAATTTCAACGAACTCCTGTACCAAAATTTAGGTAATTTCGTGGCTTTTGAGCCTACTCATCTCTGTGCTCACGCTTTTGCTTTAACTGCTTTAGGTTCTGAAGCTATTGGATATTTTGCTTTAGAAGGACAACTATTGCGAGTTATTGAGCATGAGGTAAAACCACAGGATAGCTGGTGTATTGGCAAACCATTATATAGACTGAATCTCACAACTCGCTGCATTTTGAGCCACATCCCTGTTTTATCTACTGCACCCAAAGAATTCTATGACTGGAACCCAGAAGCGCCAGTACAGGTAGGAGACACAATCGTTTACATTGAGGTTGCACATGAGCTAGCTTTAGCTGAGGAACTTCCTAGGATATATTACAAACAAAGATGGCAGTGGCAACAGTTTTGGCAAGGCTTAAAAGTCAAGCGTCTGTGGCAAAATATAGTGCAATTTTGGCAATCTTACTATCAAAGCCAAAATCAAATCCGGCGCATTGCAACTATCTATGCCATTACTGTATTTACACTGTTAATATTAGGTACGATTATTTACTCTATATATTATCCTCACATCAATCTCCAAGAAGCTTTCTATGCAACAGCAGTCTTACTTTTGGGAGGATATGGAGATTTATTCGGTGGTGTTAGATTTGCATCCCAATTAGAATCTGCTGAGTATCTGCCTTGGTGGTTGCGATTATTCAGCTTAGGATTAACGTTAACAGGTCAAGCTTTTGTGGGCGTATTATATGCACTACTAACTGATGCGCTTGTCACTTCCCGATTCCAGTTTTTCCATTCCGAACCGCCAATTCCAGAATGCAATCATGTAGTGATTGTAGGCTTAAATCGTCTGGGACAACGAGTAGCGGGGCTGTTGCAAGAACTTAACCAGCCGTTAGTGGGAATTAATCAGACGACTATCGAGGGAAATACTTTATCTAATATGCCTTTAATTGTAGGCAATGCTAGCGAAGCACTGACTAAAGTGAATCTTGAAGGTGCTAAAAGCATCGTCTTAGTTGAAGAAGATAACATGGAAAATCTGGAAATTGCGCTGATGGCTCATGCAATCAACCCTGTCAGTCGCTTGATTATCCGCACTCGCGATCATCTATTTAGTGACAATATAGCTCCTCTATTTCCCTATGCTCAAGTGCTGTGTGGCTCGGCTTTATCTGCTGAAGTCTTTGCTTGTGCTGCTTTTGGCGAAAACGTCCTCAGCTTCTTCCACCTGAGCGCTCAAATAGTGATGGTGACAGAATACACAATTGAACAAGGTGATACCCTCAATGGGTTGCTGTTATCGGAAATAGCTCATGGTTATGGTGTTGTACCCATTTTCTACCAGAAATCTCGCCAGCACAAATACTCATTAATGCCTTGGGATGATGTGAGGCTTGATATTGGCGATCGCTTAATTGTTTTAGCTACCAGCAATAGTTTACAGCGAATTGAATGGGGTGAAATGCTACCTCGCCTTTGGCAAGTGCAAATCGAACAAGCTGTGACTAATAATGCCATAACTCATGCTGTAGAGAAAATCACCTTGATTACAGGATGTACTGCTGCTGATGCTAGGCAATGGATGAATAATTTGCCTACAGTATTACCAACACTACTTTATAAATACCAAGCTCAACATCTGGTACGAGAGTTAAGAAAATCACAAATTATTGCTAGCGTCATTACCAAGGTATAG
- a CDS encoding HNH endonuclease: protein MEAQPQTQKSHILQNSVVVFSKNYLPLARVNIKRAIVLLVTGQAESLEFSSTKLWEVRSPSFVLQVPEHIRLTFGNPERHWKVPPVNRREVLKRDGHTCQYCGSTKRLTLDHVIPRSKGGQHTWNNVVTACERCNSTKSDRLPHEAGMVLKTKPKAPIHPAVAFAEQFWNAQRLTENE, encoded by the coding sequence ATGGAAGCTCAACCACAGACTCAGAAATCACACATATTACAAAATTCGGTGGTCGTGTTCTCTAAGAACTACCTACCATTAGCACGAGTTAACATTAAACGAGCCATTGTGCTTTTAGTCACCGGACAAGCAGAATCGTTAGAGTTTAGCAGTACTAAGCTTTGGGAAGTTCGCTCACCTAGCTTCGTACTACAAGTTCCCGAACACATTCGTCTAACATTTGGCAATCCTGAACGTCATTGGAAAGTACCACCTGTAAATAGACGTGAAGTACTCAAACGTGATGGACACACCTGCCAATACTGTGGAAGCACTAAGCGTCTCACCCTCGACCATGTAATTCCCCGTTCTAAAGGTGGTCAGCATACTTGGAACAACGTTGTTACAGCTTGTGAACGTTGTAACTCAACCAAGAGCGATCGCCTACCACATGAAGCAGGAATGGTACTTAAAACCAAACCCAAAGCTCCAATCCACCCAGCTGTTGCATTTGCAGAACAGTTTTGGAATGCACAACGCCTTACTGAGAATGAGTAA
- a CDS encoding CD225/dispanin family protein, with protein sequence MQSQNVPNYLPQAILTTLFCCLPFGIVAIVYAAQVNTKLQAGDYEGAMQSSKSAKTWCWVSFGSGLAVFLIYILLIILASLAPQ encoded by the coding sequence ATGCAATCTCAGAATGTACCTAACTATTTGCCACAAGCAATTTTAACTACACTTTTCTGCTGTTTACCATTTGGAATTGTGGCGATTGTCTATGCTGCTCAAGTGAATACAAAGTTGCAAGCAGGAGATTATGAAGGGGCAATGCAATCATCCAAAAGTGCCAAAACATGGTGTTGGGTATCTTTTGGATCAGGATTAGCTGTGTTTTTAATTTATATTCTCCTAATAATTTTGGCTTCTTTGGCACCGCAATAA
- a CDS encoding DUF2752 domain-containing protein, with the protein MNIIPRRSSSISVRTVKVAALSGVIVVAAIMLYFFNPSNSSIYPPSPFRALTGLYCPGCGTLRALHQLLHGHIIKAFDLNPLMILALPYLIYSYISYSAPVIIGEKIPQVFIKPAWIWLMLKIILAYWVLRNLPFAPFSWLAP; encoded by the coding sequence ATGAACATTATTCCTCGTCGCTCATCTTCTATATCCGTGAGAACTGTTAAAGTTGCAGCACTGTCGGGCGTTATTGTTGTAGCTGCAATTATGCTCTACTTTTTCAATCCGAGCAATTCTTCTATTTACCCGCCTAGCCCATTTAGAGCGCTAACTGGCTTATATTGCCCTGGATGTGGTACCCTAAGAGCCTTACATCAATTACTCCACGGGCATATCATCAAGGCTTTTGATTTGAACCCGTTGATGATTTTAGCACTGCCATATTTAATTTATTCTTATATATCCTACAGCGCGCCTGTAATTATAGGTGAAAAAATTCCCCAAGTTTTTATTAAACCCGCTTGGATTTGGCTGATGTTAAAAATTATTTTAGCTTATTGGGTATTGCGAAATCTTCCTTTTGCTCCTTTTTCTTGGTTAGCCCCTTGA
- a CDS encoding iron-containing redox enzyme family protein encodes MQNNLVMFPSLKVAGKNSHATQTQRTKYNYVEQLFIELLATENLDEQLENVAEKAKAFEQTLSIAIREAYENGCGEQEAHLFLQRILYRINRLNLFWYDDLRHYDNERSLYLLSCRQQIEAAWQAWELAQLDLPRLQKLNVKQALTERASLDVDPPLSADSRYLQEEMSEVGYRHLLAIASFDGLVEGSRMTNILGGAANEVQCTLVRVFLEEYGNGRLPRKHSTFFAQMLDEFGMNTEPEGYFDLVPWEVLACDNHNFLTTQRKRYFLRYSGALTYFEVAGPAAYRNYLAAAQRLELSQAAMGYWELHIKEDERHGRWMLDDVALPLADKYPDDAWEIVLGYDQEKFMGDRAAKAVVRSIREVEQAAVSSR; translated from the coding sequence ATGCAAAATAATTTGGTTATGTTCCCTAGCCTGAAGGTAGCAGGGAAGAATTCACACGCAACGCAAACACAGCGTACTAAGTATAACTATGTTGAGCAGTTGTTTATAGAACTGCTAGCAACAGAAAATTTAGATGAGCAACTAGAAAATGTTGCAGAGAAAGCCAAGGCGTTTGAACAGACGCTTTCAATAGCGATTCGTGAGGCTTACGAAAATGGCTGTGGCGAACAAGAAGCTCATCTATTTTTGCAAAGAATACTTTATCGAATTAATCGACTGAATTTGTTTTGGTATGACGATTTGCGACATTATGACAATGAGCGATCGCTTTACTTGTTATCCTGTCGTCAGCAAATCGAAGCTGCTTGGCAAGCTTGGGAACTAGCACAATTAGATTTGCCCAGATTGCAAAAATTGAATGTCAAACAAGCACTTACCGAACGCGCCTCTTTGGATGTCGATCCACCATTATCGGCTGATAGTCGCTATCTTCAGGAGGAAATGAGCGAGGTTGGCTACCGCCACTTGTTAGCGATCGCATCTTTTGATGGCTTGGTAGAAGGTAGCCGCATGACCAACATTTTGGGTGGTGCAGCGAATGAAGTGCAGTGTACGCTAGTGCGGGTATTCTTGGAAGAATACGGCAACGGTCGTTTACCTCGCAAGCATTCGACCTTTTTTGCCCAAATGTTAGATGAGTTTGGGATGAATACTGAACCTGAGGGATATTTTGATTTAGTACCTTGGGAAGTTTTAGCTTGTGATAACCATAATTTTTTAACTACCCAGCGTAAACGCTATTTTCTCCGCTACAGTGGTGCATTAACCTATTTTGAAGTAGCTGGGCCAGCAGCTTACAGAAATTATTTAGCAGCGGCGCAAAGATTGGAACTGTCACAAGCAGCAATGGGTTACTGGGAACTGCACATTAAGGAAGATGAACGCCACGGTCGTTGGATGTTGGATGATGTGGCTTTACCCTTAGCAGATAAGTATCCTGATGATGCTTGGGAAATAGTACTAGGTTATGACCAAGAAAAATTTATGGGCGATCGCGCCGCTAAAGCCGTTGTCCGTTCCATACGTGAAGTCGAACAAGCTGCTGTGAGTAGTCGATAA
- a CDS encoding protein kinase domain-containing protein, which produces MQICQNPNCSNPFSSDGNRFCTSCGGNSFGTLFKNRYRINRLLGEGGFGKTYEARDIDRLDAPCVIKQFVPQVQGTSALKKAAEMFKEEAKRLFELGENHPQIPRLVAYFEQGLNLYLVQEFIAGDTLAAEMQKQAFNEMQIRELLADLLPILQFIHERSVIHRDIKPENIIRRSYDRKLVLIDFGGAKQVTQTTLARQGTGIYTIGYAPLEQMQGYAYPASDLYALGATCARLITRCLPLQDPYGNLADALYDVREARWLWRERVKEQGLSISDDLGRIIDRLLKHFVGERYQSAAEVLQDLQAPQISNVPPTIPVTPSTNNAQAYNFWGLEKAQHQDYQGAITDFNRALQIDPNYFEAWCNRGNAYLQIGQYDAALADYDRALTINPTFTEALQGREKIFSMQRRTIPVQSPPQFQQAVFAYSLNGHSQLVRSVAFSRNSQTLISSSNDKTIKIWNLQTGKLQGVLNETGIWIVTAIAPDNQTVVSGSSDHTIKTWHLNANKPQRILRGHSDLINSLSISPNGQTIVSGSRDKTIRVWQLQTGNLQQTLPINAGFIYTTAISPDGKFLISAGSDKVIKIWQLDNGQLLHTITDNPGFVRAVAVSSALQIIASGGFGSTIHLWNLLTGQLQQRLEGHQGLIQCLVITPDGQTLISGSSDRTIKIWNLKTGKLLQTLTGHTASILSVDISSDGRILASAGEDKTIRIWQAA; this is translated from the coding sequence ATGCAAATCTGCCAAAATCCCAATTGCTCCAATCCTTTTAGCTCCGATGGTAATAGATTTTGCACCAGTTGTGGAGGAAACAGCTTTGGTACGTTATTCAAAAACCGCTACCGGATTAATCGATTATTAGGTGAGGGTGGTTTTGGTAAAACTTATGAAGCCAGAGATATAGATAGGTTAGATGCACCTTGTGTAATTAAGCAATTTGTCCCCCAAGTGCAGGGAACTAGCGCACTTAAAAAAGCTGCGGAAATGTTTAAAGAAGAAGCAAAGCGCTTGTTTGAACTAGGAGAAAATCATCCTCAAATTCCCCGGCTAGTTGCCTATTTTGAACAAGGATTAAACTTGTATTTAGTGCAAGAATTTATTGCTGGGGACACTTTAGCCGCAGAAATGCAAAAACAAGCTTTTAATGAAATGCAGATTCGGGAACTGTTAGCTGATTTATTACCAATTCTGCAATTCATTCACGAACGTAGTGTCATTCATCGGGATATTAAACCAGAAAATATCATTCGTCGGAGCTACGATCGCAAACTGGTACTAATTGACTTTGGGGGTGCGAAACAAGTTACACAAACTACTTTAGCGCGCCAGGGTACAGGAATTTATACTATTGGTTATGCTCCCTTAGAACAAATGCAAGGCTACGCTTACCCAGCTAGTGATTTATATGCTTTGGGTGCGACTTGTGCTCGGCTAATAACTCGGTGTTTACCGCTACAAGACCCCTATGGTAATCTTGCAGATGCTCTTTATGATGTTAGAGAAGCGCGTTGGCTGTGGCGAGAACGAGTCAAGGAGCAAGGTTTAAGTATTAGTGATGATTTAGGACGGATTATTGATAGGTTACTCAAGCATTTTGTTGGGGAAAGATATCAATCGGCAGCCGAAGTTTTGCAAGATTTACAAGCACCTCAAATTAGTAATGTACCACCAACAATTCCGGTTACCCCATCCACAAATAATGCTCAAGCTTATAACTTTTGGGGGCTAGAAAAGGCTCAACACCAAGATTATCAAGGTGCAATTACAGATTTTAATCGCGCGTTACAAATAGATCCCAATTATTTTGAAGCTTGGTGTAATCGAGGTAATGCCTACTTACAAATAGGGCAATATGATGCTGCATTAGCAGATTACGATCGCGCTTTAACTATCAATCCCACCTTTACAGAAGCATTGCAAGGGAGGGAGAAAATTTTTTCTATGCAGCGCCGAACTATACCTGTGCAGTCGCCACCGCAATTTCAACAAGCGGTTTTCGCCTATAGTTTAAATGGACACTCACAGCTAGTTAGATCTGTAGCCTTCAGTAGAAATTCTCAAACCCTCATTAGCAGTAGTAACGATAAGACAATTAAAATTTGGAATCTGCAAACAGGTAAACTGCAAGGTGTACTCAATGAAACTGGTATTTGGATAGTAACTGCGATCGCTCCCGATAATCAGACTGTAGTGAGTGGCAGTAGCGATCATACAATTAAGACTTGGCATCTGAATGCTAATAAACCCCAGCGCATCCTCAGAGGACATTCTGATTTAATTAATTCTCTATCCATCAGTCCCAATGGACAAACTATTGTCTCTGGAAGTAGGGATAAAACCATCAGAGTTTGGCAACTACAAACAGGAAACCTACAGCAAACACTCCCCATAAATGCTGGCTTTATTTATACCACAGCTATCAGTCCCGATGGTAAATTTCTGATCAGTGCTGGTAGTGATAAAGTAATTAAAATTTGGCAGTTAGACAATGGGCAATTACTCCACACTATTACAGATAACCCTGGCTTTGTGCGTGCTGTGGCTGTAAGTTCAGCGCTACAAATCATCGCCAGTGGCGGCTTTGGCTCAACCATCCACCTTTGGAATCTGCTTACAGGACAACTACAGCAGCGTTTGGAAGGACATCAAGGTTTAATTCAATGTTTGGTAATTACTCCAGATGGACAAACCTTGATTAGTGGTAGCAGCGATCGCACAATCAAAATTTGGAATTTAAAAACTGGTAAATTATTACAAACCCTGACAGGACATACAGCAAGTATCTTATCTGTTGATATCAGTTCCGATGGGCGAATCCTCGCCAGCGCTGGCGAGGATAAAACTATCAGGATTTGGCAAGCAGCCTAA
- a CDS encoding IS701 family transposase, with the protein MVQPRPAAPTVKFVDEYCQWYKSLFPDVRSFEAFKYLHVGCISDLKRKTLPEIAKIVGLDNQQGLHHFLTTSPWDIEKLRTLRLELILQVLKGRPIILIIDETGDKKKGSKTDYVKRQYIGNLGKTDNGIVAVTVYGVFCGMTFPLLFEVYKPRERLQAGDKYRTKPEIAAILIKKLQSMGFKFNLVLADSLYGESGKNFISVLDELNLNYIVAIRSNHYVEILPRQHIQYLKWQKFQRVFSDLSRENRFIREIIPGKRGELRYWQITTDPENLPDNTTWYVMSKYPDITPREVGNFYGLRTWVEYGLKQSKNELGWSDFRLTHYPDIERWWEIICSAYLMVSLHSEQLFQSPSQRESKFVSHPWWDNGNGWKNILNNLRLIIQPFTLFNLIYPWLTVFPIPQLALGFFKLQSIIYSLTSSIFISLIHPDFYFSSA; encoded by the coding sequence ATGGTACAGCCCCGTCCAGCCGCACCAACAGTCAAATTTGTGGACGAATATTGCCAGTGGTATAAAAGTCTGTTTCCAGATGTTAGGAGTTTCGAGGCTTTTAAATATCTCCATGTAGGCTGCATTTCTGATCTAAAACGTAAAACATTGCCAGAAATAGCAAAAATCGTAGGATTAGATAACCAGCAAGGGTTGCATCATTTTCTAACTACATCACCTTGGGATATAGAAAAGTTAAGAACCTTAAGGTTAGAGTTAATTTTACAAGTGCTAAAAGGTAGACCAATCATTTTAATTATTGATGAGACAGGGGATAAAAAGAAAGGGAGCAAGACAGATTATGTGAAACGGCAGTATATAGGAAATTTGGGAAAAACAGATAATGGAATTGTGGCAGTGACAGTATATGGTGTTTTCTGTGGGATGACATTTCCATTACTGTTTGAAGTGTATAAACCCAGGGAAAGATTACAGGCAGGAGATAAGTACCGCACTAAACCAGAAATAGCAGCAATACTGATAAAAAAGCTACAATCAATGGGTTTTAAATTCAACTTAGTACTTGCAGATAGCTTATATGGAGAGAGTGGTAAGAATTTCATATCTGTATTAGATGAACTAAACTTGAACTATATAGTAGCGATTCGGTCAAATCATTATGTAGAAATACTTCCACGACAACATATTCAATATTTAAAGTGGCAGAAGTTTCAAAGGGTATTCTCTGACTTGAGTCGGGAAAATCGATTTATTAGAGAAATTATTCCGGGAAAACGTGGAGAACTTAGATATTGGCAAATTACTACAGATCCAGAAAATTTGCCTGATAACACTACTTGGTATGTGATGAGTAAATATCCAGACATTACGCCAAGAGAAGTTGGAAATTTTTACGGTTTAAGAACTTGGGTCGAGTACGGGTTAAAACAAAGTAAGAATGAATTAGGTTGGTCAGATTTTCGCCTGACTCACTACCCAGATATTGAGCGATGGTGGGAAATTATTTGCAGTGCTTATTTAATGGTTAGTCTGCATTCGGAGCAACTGTTTCAGTCTCCATCACAACGAGAGTCAAAATTTGTTTCACATCCTTGGTGGGATAATGGAAATGGCTGGAAGAACATTCTTAACAATCTTCGTTTGATTATTCAACCTTTTACTTTATTTAATCTGATATATCCCTGGTTAACGGTTTTTCCTATTCCTCAATTAGCTTTGGGTTTTTTTAAACTTCAATCTATTATTTATAGCCTCACCAGTTCAATTTTTATATCCCTGATTCACCCTGATTTCTACTTTTCCTCTGCCTAG
- a CDS encoding HAD family hydrolase: MEEGIKDARTTQRLSDDNLPSKDLLSQDEATTSNDAESSKPSPDIVQAALDRLNIPASQVVMLGDTAYDIESANQAGVDVIALRCGGFDDSQLENAIAIYNDPAELLTEFDSSPLAIPAITTA, from the coding sequence ATGGAAGAGGGTATTAAAGATGCTAGAACTACCCAACGATTATCTGATGATAATTTGCCTTCAAAGGACTTACTCAGTCAAGATGAAGCCACCACATCTAATGATGCTGAATCTTCTAAACCATCTCCAGATATTGTGCAAGCTGCTTTGGATAGGCTGAACATTCCAGCATCCCAGGTAGTAATGCTGGGTGATACTGCTTATGATATTGAGTCGGCAAATCAAGCTGGTGTTGATGTGATTGCGCTGCGTTGCGGTGGCTTTGATGATAGTCAATTAGAAAATGCGATCGCTATTTACAATGATCCAGCGGAGTTGTTAACAGAGTTTGACAGTTCACCTTTAGCCATTCCAGCAATTACAACAGCATAG